The following proteins come from a genomic window of Canis lupus baileyi chromosome 20, mCanLup2.hap1, whole genome shotgun sequence:
- the SCOC gene encoding short coiled-coil protein isoform X3 → MMNADMDAVDAENQVELEEKTRLINQVLELQHTLEDLSARVDAVKEENLKLKSENQVLGQYIENLMSASSVFQTTDTKSKRK, encoded by the exons ATGATGAATGCCGACATGGATG CAGTTGATGCTGAAAATCAGGTGGAACTGGAGGAAAAAACACGACTTATTAACCAAGTGTTGGAACTGCAACACACACTTGAAG acCTCTCCGCAAGAGTAGATGCGGTTAAGGAAGAAAATCTGAAGCTAAAATCAGAAAACCAAGTTCTTGgacaatatatagaaaacctcATGTCCGCTTCTAGTGTTTTTCAAACAACTgacacaaaaagcaaaagaaagtaa